Proteins encoded within one genomic window of Couchioplanes caeruleus:
- a CDS encoding polyprenyl synthetase family protein, whose translation MERAGLRPRVDKALAAFLAAQRAKLLSIDEALTDVADALEAFVLRGGKRLRPAFAYWGYRGAGAIDSDQVVAAVAALELVQASALIHDDLMDRSDTRRGEPSVHKRFAARHAAAAWNGSAETFGDNAAVLLGDLALVWSDELLHGSGVACGDLARARPVFDEMRTEVTVGQYLDVLTPVTGDTSLAHASKVARYKSAKYTVERPLLLGAALAGAGPALSAAYSGFGLPLGEAFQLRDDVLGVFGDPDRTGKPAGDDLREGKRTYLIAAACESVSEAGRAEIERGLGDPALDEAGVARLREIITASGALRRTEARIAALTEEALAALAAADVDPEARAVLRDLADAATRRAV comes from the coding sequence CTGGAACGGGCCGGCCTGCGGCCCCGCGTCGACAAGGCCCTGGCCGCCTTCCTGGCGGCGCAGCGCGCCAAGCTGCTGTCGATCGACGAGGCGCTGACCGACGTCGCGGACGCCCTCGAGGCGTTCGTGCTGCGCGGCGGCAAGCGGCTGCGGCCCGCCTTCGCGTACTGGGGGTACCGCGGCGCCGGCGCCATCGACAGCGACCAGGTCGTCGCCGCCGTGGCCGCGCTGGAGTTGGTGCAGGCCAGCGCGCTCATCCACGACGACCTGATGGACCGCTCGGACACCCGGCGCGGCGAACCGTCGGTGCACAAGCGGTTCGCGGCCCGCCACGCCGCCGCGGCCTGGAACGGGTCGGCGGAGACCTTCGGCGACAACGCCGCGGTGCTGCTCGGCGACCTGGCGCTGGTCTGGTCGGACGAGTTGCTGCACGGCTCCGGGGTGGCCTGCGGGGACCTGGCCCGGGCGCGTCCGGTCTTCGACGAGATGCGCACCGAGGTGACCGTCGGGCAGTATCTCGACGTGCTCACCCCGGTGACCGGTGACACCTCCCTGGCGCATGCGAGCAAGGTCGCCCGGTACAAGTCGGCGAAGTACACCGTCGAGCGGCCGTTGCTGCTCGGCGCCGCGCTGGCGGGCGCCGGCCCGGCGCTGAGCGCGGCCTACTCCGGGTTCGGGCTGCCGCTCGGCGAGGCCTTCCAGCTCCGCGACGACGTCCTGGGCGTCTTCGGCGACCCGGACCGCACCGGCAAGCCCGCCGGCGACGACCTGCGCGAGGGCAAGCGCACCTATCTCATCGCGGCGGCGTGCGAGTCGGTGTCCGAGGCCGGGCGGGCGGAGATCGAGCGCGGCCTGGGCGACCCGGCGCTGGACGAGGCGGGCGTCGCCCGGCTGCGCGAGATCATCACGGCCAGCGGGGCGCTGAGGCGGACCGAGGCGCGCATCGCCGCGCTCACCGAGGAGGCGCTGGCCGCGCTGGCCGCCGCCGACGTCGACCCGGAGGCCCGGGCGGTGCTGCGGGACCTGGCCGACGCGGCCACCCGCCGCGCGGTGTGA
- a CDS encoding CDP-alcohol phosphatidyltransferase family protein yields MTVTWEQYAAAWSALHGGFDPRTASPVVRGWVRLAYRGGRLLASLRVGPTAVTVAGLLLCAGVPFVPPLAGAMLVLLAGIADTLDGAVAVVAGRATRLGFVYDSVADRLGELAWLGAFWVAGAPGWLVVTGLAVSWLHEYVRARAAAGGMDGVGVVTMGERPTRVSVAAVGLAVVGIAGLVQPGWDRPAAVVAVTVWSVLSLIGLGQLLAAVRRALID; encoded by the coding sequence CTGACGGTGACCTGGGAGCAGTACGCCGCCGCCTGGTCGGCACTGCACGGGGGTTTCGACCCGCGCACCGCCTCGCCGGTGGTGCGCGGCTGGGTCCGTCTGGCCTACCGCGGCGGCCGCCTGCTCGCCTCCCTGCGCGTCGGACCGACCGCGGTGACCGTCGCCGGTCTGCTGCTCTGCGCGGGCGTGCCGTTCGTGCCGCCGCTGGCCGGGGCGATGCTGGTGCTGCTGGCCGGGATCGCCGACACCCTCGACGGGGCGGTGGCCGTGGTCGCCGGGCGGGCCACCCGGCTCGGCTTCGTCTACGACTCGGTGGCCGACCGCCTCGGCGAGCTCGCCTGGCTGGGGGCGTTCTGGGTGGCCGGCGCGCCGGGCTGGCTCGTCGTGACCGGCCTGGCGGTGAGTTGGCTGCACGAGTATGTGCGGGCCCGCGCCGCGGCCGGCGGCATGGACGGCGTGGGCGTGGTCACCATGGGCGAGCGCCCGACCCGGGTGTCCGTGGCGGCCGTCGGCCTGGCCGTCGTCGGCATCGCGGGCCTGGTGCAGCCGGGATGGGACCGGCCCGCCGCGGTGGTCGCGGTGACCGTCTGGAGTGTCCTCTCGCTGATCGGTCTCGGACAGTTGCTGGCGGCCGTCCGCCGCGCGTTGATCGATTAA
- a CDS encoding threonine aldolase family protein translates to MADLRSDTVTRPTAAMREAMATAEVGDDVFGDDPSVNALEAHVAALFGHEAALFAPSGTMANQIALQLLVPRGEELLAGADAHVVTYELGGAAALGGVSTRTWPSVGAALDVEEIAAMIRPAGYPSVPTRAVAVEQTHNLGGGGVTGLDTLRELHKATSAAGVALHCDGARIWHAHVADGVPLAAYGELFDTLAVCLSKGLGAPVGSLVVGSAEQIARARPLRKRMGGGMRQAGVLAAAGRHALDHHVDRLADDHARARRLAQALEPLGVVDAAAVRTNLVPLDLSRSPLDAPSLAAAAAERGVLIAAMLPRTARLVTHLDLDDDAVDRAIDVLTALLRTG, encoded by the coding sequence CTGGCCGACCTGCGCTCGGACACCGTCACCCGGCCGACCGCCGCCATGCGCGAGGCCATGGCGACGGCCGAGGTCGGCGACGACGTCTTCGGCGACGACCCGAGCGTCAACGCGCTCGAGGCGCACGTGGCGGCCCTGTTCGGGCACGAGGCGGCGCTGTTCGCCCCGTCCGGCACGATGGCCAACCAGATTGCGCTCCAACTGCTCGTGCCGCGCGGCGAGGAGCTGCTGGCCGGGGCCGACGCGCACGTGGTCACGTACGAGCTGGGTGGCGCCGCCGCGCTGGGCGGCGTCTCCACCCGCACCTGGCCGTCGGTGGGCGCGGCGCTCGACGTCGAGGAGATCGCCGCCATGATCCGGCCGGCGGGCTACCCGTCGGTGCCGACCCGGGCGGTCGCGGTCGAGCAGACGCACAACCTCGGCGGCGGAGGCGTCACCGGCCTCGACACGCTGCGGGAGCTGCACAAGGCGACGTCCGCCGCCGGGGTGGCACTGCACTGCGACGGGGCCCGGATCTGGCACGCGCACGTCGCGGACGGGGTTCCCCTCGCCGCGTACGGTGAACTGTTCGACACCCTGGCGGTCTGCCTGTCGAAGGGCCTGGGCGCGCCGGTGGGATCGCTGGTCGTCGGCTCCGCGGAGCAGATCGCGCGGGCCCGGCCGCTGCGCAAGCGGATGGGCGGCGGCATGCGCCAGGCCGGCGTCCTCGCCGCCGCCGGGCGGCACGCCCTCGACCACCACGTCGACCGGCTCGCCGACGACCACGCCCGCGCCCGCCGGCTCGCGCAGGCCCTCGAGCCGCTCGGCGTCGTCGACGCGGCCGCCGTACGCACGAACCTCGTGCCGCTGGACCTGAGCCGCTCGCCGCTGGACGCGCCGTCGCTGGCCGCCGCGGCGGCCGAGCGCGGCGTGCTGATCGCGGCGATGCTGCCGCGCACGGCCCGGCTGGTCACCCATCTCGACCTGGACGACGACGCCGTCGACCGGGCGATCGACGTGCTGACCGCCCTCCTTCGCACCGGCTGA
- a CDS encoding class II 3-deoxy-7-phosphoheptulonate synthase, whose product MRREWHQLSHPGVGATALQTSRPSTDSAEDSALGLDRWRELPRVQMPPWPDLGEVAEVCKVLDNVPSIVAPYEVDQLRHKLAEVCEGRAFLLQGGDCAETFADNTESHLLANARTLLQMAVVLTYGASMPVVKVARVAGQYTKPRSSPTDSLGLPAYRGDMINSLEADEAARVADPQRMIRAYANSAAAMNMLRAYLAGGLADLAGLHDWNKDFVRASPAGERYEAIAREIDRALDFIRACGMTDDEALRTVSLYCSHEALALEYDRALTRVSQGRAYGLSGHFLWIGERTRQLDHAHIDFVSRLANPIGVKLGPTTSPETAIELCEKLNPENIPGRLTLISRMGNGKVRDALPPIVDKVTAAGAKVVWQCDPMHGNTHESSNGYKTRHFDRIVDEVLGYFEVHRGLRTHPGGIHVELTGEDVTECLGGAQGIEDLDLPDRYETACDPRLNTQQSLELAFLVAEMLRG is encoded by the coding sequence ATGCGCCGAGAGTGGCATCAGCTCAGTCATCCCGGGGTCGGCGCGACGGCCCTGCAGACCTCCCGCCCCTCCACCGACTCCGCCGAGGACTCGGCGCTCGGCCTGGACCGATGGCGGGAGCTGCCGCGGGTGCAGATGCCGCCGTGGCCGGACCTCGGCGAGGTGGCGGAGGTCTGCAAGGTCCTCGACAACGTGCCGTCGATCGTGGCGCCCTACGAAGTGGACCAGCTCCGGCACAAGCTCGCGGAGGTCTGCGAGGGCCGCGCGTTCCTGCTGCAGGGCGGCGACTGCGCCGAGACCTTCGCCGACAACACCGAGAGCCACCTGCTCGCCAACGCCCGTACGCTGCTGCAGATGGCGGTCGTGCTGACGTACGGCGCCTCGATGCCGGTGGTGAAGGTCGCCCGGGTCGCCGGGCAGTACACCAAGCCCCGGTCGTCCCCGACCGACTCGCTGGGGCTGCCGGCGTACCGGGGCGACATGATCAACTCGCTGGAGGCCGACGAGGCCGCCCGGGTGGCCGACCCGCAGCGCATGATCCGGGCGTACGCGAACAGTGCCGCGGCGATGAACATGCTCCGCGCGTACCTGGCGGGTGGCCTCGCCGACCTGGCCGGACTGCACGACTGGAACAAGGACTTCGTCCGCGCGTCGCCCGCCGGGGAGCGCTACGAGGCCATCGCCCGCGAGATCGATCGCGCCCTCGACTTCATCCGCGCCTGCGGCATGACCGACGACGAGGCGCTGCGCACGGTCAGCCTGTACTGCTCCCACGAGGCGCTGGCGCTGGAGTACGACCGCGCGCTCACCCGCGTCTCGCAGGGCCGGGCGTACGGGCTCTCCGGCCACTTCCTGTGGATCGGCGAGCGCACCCGTCAGCTCGACCACGCGCACATCGACTTCGTCAGCCGCCTCGCCAACCCGATCGGCGTCAAGCTCGGGCCCACCACGTCTCCCGAGACCGCCATCGAGCTGTGCGAGAAGCTCAACCCGGAGAACATCCCCGGCCGGCTCACGCTGATCAGCCGGATGGGCAACGGCAAGGTCCGCGACGCGCTGCCGCCGATCGTGGACAAGGTGACCGCGGCGGGCGCCAAGGTCGTGTGGCAGTGCGACCCGATGCATGGCAACACGCACGAGTCCTCCAACGGCTACAAGACCCGCCACTTCGACCGGATCGTCGACGAGGTCCTCGGCTACTTCGAGGTGCACCGCGGCCTGCGCACCCACCCCGGCGGCATCCACGTCGAGCTGACCGGCGAGGACGTGACCGAGTGCCTGGGCGGGGCGCAGGGCATCGAGGACCTCGACCTGCCGGACCGCTACGAGACCGCCTGCGACCCCCGCCTCAACACCCAGCAGAGCCTCGAGCTGGCGTTCCTGGTGGCGGAGATGCTGCGTGGTTGA
- the metF gene encoding methylenetetrahydrofolate reductase [NAD(P)H], with protein sequence MSLGLPSRLPTSPAIGELIRRPTPTFSFEFMPPKTPEGEQLLWRTIRELEPLRPDFVSITYGAGGSTRDTTVDVTERVASETTLLAMAHLTAVGHSIAELRNVIGRLAGAGIRNVLAVRGDPPGDPNGEWVRHPEGVLYAEDLVRLLREAGNFSVGVAAFPYKHPRSPDIDSDTRNFIRKCRAGADFAITQMFFEADEYLRLRDRVAAAGCDTPIVPGVMPVLRMATIARSAQLSGAPFPPALLKRFERIADDEAGVRRLGIDLCSEMCRRLLDEGVPGIHFITMNRSPATREVWQHLTGAAAAPAAA encoded by the coding sequence GTGTCTCTCGGACTTCCCTCCCGCCTACCGACGTCTCCGGCGATCGGTGAGCTGATCCGTCGTCCGACTCCGACGTTCTCGTTCGAGTTCATGCCGCCGAAGACCCCGGAGGGCGAACAACTCCTCTGGCGCACCATTCGCGAGCTTGAGCCGCTGCGGCCCGACTTCGTCTCGATCACGTACGGCGCCGGCGGCAGCACCCGCGACACCACCGTCGACGTGACCGAGCGGGTCGCCTCCGAGACGACCCTGCTGGCCATGGCCCACCTGACCGCGGTCGGCCACTCGATCGCCGAGCTGCGCAACGTCATCGGGCGCCTCGCCGGGGCGGGCATCCGCAACGTGCTCGCCGTCCGGGGCGACCCGCCCGGCGACCCGAACGGCGAGTGGGTGCGCCACCCCGAGGGCGTCCTCTACGCCGAGGACCTGGTGCGGCTCCTGCGGGAGGCCGGTAACTTCAGCGTCGGCGTCGCGGCGTTCCCCTACAAGCACCCGCGCTCGCCCGACATCGACAGCGACACCCGCAACTTCATCCGCAAGTGCCGGGCCGGCGCCGACTTCGCGATCACCCAGATGTTCTTCGAGGCGGACGAGTATCTGCGCCTGCGCGACCGGGTGGCCGCCGCCGGCTGCGACACGCCCATCGTGCCGGGTGTGATGCCCGTCCTGCGGATGGCGACGATCGCCCGCTCGGCGCAGCTCTCCGGCGCGCCGTTCCCGCCCGCCCTGCTGAAGCGCTTCGAGCGGATCGCCGACGACGAGGCCGGCGTGCGCCGGCTCGGCATCGACCTGTGCAGCGAGATGTGCCGCAGGCTGCTCGACGAGGGCGTGCCGGGCATCCACTTCATCACCATGAACCGCTCTCCGGCGACCCGCGAGGTCTGGCAACACCTGACCGGCGCGGCCGCCGCGCCCGCCGCCGCCTGA
- a CDS encoding lycopene cyclase domain-containing protein translates to MSYTVAALLGVAAAVLIDLFVLRTKLVGRVVFWATYPIIIGFQLLSNGILTGRRIVVYDPAAIIGWRIAYAPVEDLFFGFAMVLLTCSVWVWLGRRGVQREPRAGEGSALLRWLRERS, encoded by the coding sequence ATGAGCTACACGGTGGCCGCCCTGCTCGGCGTGGCCGCGGCGGTGCTGATCGACCTGTTCGTGCTGCGGACGAAGCTGGTGGGGCGGGTCGTGTTCTGGGCCACGTACCCGATCATCATCGGCTTCCAGTTGCTCTCCAACGGGATCCTCACCGGGCGGCGCATCGTCGTCTACGACCCGGCGGCGATCATCGGGTGGCGGATCGCGTACGCGCCGGTGGAGGACCTGTTCTTCGGCTTCGCGATGGTGCTGCTCACGTGCTCGGTCTGGGTCTGGCTCGGGCGCCGCGGGGTGCAGCGCGAGCCGCGGGCGGGGGAGGGCAGCGCGCTGCTGCGGTGGCTGCGCGAACGTTCCTGA
- a CDS encoding DUF3224 domain-containing protein, which produces MTRRATGTFSTVFEPLPIDDDTLGRTLVLKTIEGDLTGSGRAEMLSVGTPIDGSAGYVAIDRITGTLHGRSGSFVLQHYGLMNRGAGTLVVEVVPDSGTDQLTGLSGTFQIENDSEGHRYTFDYELAPH; this is translated from the coding sequence ATGACCCGCCGTGCCACCGGCACCTTCTCCACCGTCTTCGAGCCGCTGCCGATCGACGACGACACGCTCGGCCGGACGCTGGTGCTGAAGACCATCGAGGGGGACTTGACCGGTAGCGGCCGCGCGGAGATGCTCTCGGTCGGCACTCCCATCGACGGCTCGGCCGGCTATGTCGCCATCGACCGCATCACCGGCACGCTGCACGGCCGCAGCGGCAGCTTCGTCCTGCAGCACTACGGCCTGATGAATCGCGGCGCGGGCACCCTCGTCGTCGAGGTGGTGCCGGACTCCGGCACCGACCAGCTCACCGGCCTCTCCGGCACGTTCCAGATCGAGAACGACTCCGAAGGGCACCGCTACACCTTCGACTACGAGCTCGCGCCGCACTGA
- the pknB gene encoding Stk1 family PASTA domain-containing Ser/Thr kinase — MDTTVADTLIGTTIDGRYRITGRVARGGMATVYTAVDERLERTVALKIIHPSQATNVHFVDRFTDEAKTIARLTHPNVVAVYDQGRHQGLPYLVMEYVQGRTLRDLLNQRRRLNPVEALAILEQMLAAIAAAHRAGLVHRDVKPENVLVAEAPSGGIANLVDSVVKVADFGLARAVEASTTDDSGQLMATVAYVAPELVTDGHADARTDVYSAGIVLFEMLTGRVPYDGEVPVEVAWQHVDNDVPAPSHVVKGLPNVLDDLVARATRRDPGARPTDAGALLAEVQVVRDDLGAANVETALLRQVPARSPVADATALVPAVTSVYPAATDRPTWARLPEQNKGGRAQRRAAPLVEAPVGRFGDRRQIFIVAAIALMVLTIVGSTWWVTLGRYTEAPQFVNMTRTQVEQEARTKGFALVFGDGRYDENVPKDVVLAQDPPATERIVHGGQITLVLSLGPERHQVPDIIGLERAAAKGEIETNKLVFKEGAGEHSDTVPQGVVISTDPKPGQTLKPGETVTVVISKGKAPITVPSVIGQNITAARDQLQGLGLIVVEQYKDSNEPADKVIGQSPGPGTGAEKDDEIKLEVSKGPSQVIVPDLTGQPCPQAKATLEGMGLRVTVNLNVNGKVLQQSPGPNTPVAPQSEVVLNCL, encoded by the coding sequence ATGGACACGACTGTCGCCGACACGTTGATCGGCACGACGATTGACGGGCGTTACCGGATCACCGGGCGCGTGGCGCGCGGTGGGATGGCGACCGTCTATACCGCCGTGGACGAGCGGCTCGAGCGTACGGTCGCGTTGAAGATCATTCATCCGTCGCAGGCGACCAACGTCCACTTCGTCGACCGGTTCACCGACGAGGCCAAGACGATCGCCCGGCTCACCCACCCCAACGTCGTCGCCGTCTACGACCAGGGCCGCCATCAGGGCCTGCCCTATCTCGTGATGGAGTACGTGCAGGGCCGCACCCTGCGCGACCTGCTCAACCAGCGACGCCGGCTCAACCCGGTCGAGGCGCTGGCCATCCTCGAGCAGATGCTCGCCGCGATCGCCGCCGCGCACCGCGCCGGCCTGGTGCACCGGGACGTGAAGCCGGAGAACGTGCTGGTCGCCGAGGCGCCCAGCGGCGGCATCGCCAACCTCGTGGACAGCGTCGTCAAGGTGGCCGACTTCGGCCTGGCCCGGGCGGTCGAGGCGAGCACCACCGACGACTCCGGCCAGCTCATGGCGACGGTCGCCTACGTCGCGCCCGAGCTCGTCACCGACGGGCACGCCGACGCCCGCACGGACGTCTACTCGGCCGGGATCGTGCTGTTCGAGATGCTCACCGGCCGCGTGCCCTACGACGGCGAGGTGCCGGTCGAGGTCGCGTGGCAGCACGTCGACAACGACGTGCCGGCCCCCTCCCACGTCGTCAAGGGCCTGCCGAACGTGCTGGACGACCTGGTCGCCCGGGCCACCCGCCGCGACCCCGGCGCCCGGCCGACCGACGCCGGCGCACTGCTGGCCGAGGTCCAGGTGGTGCGCGACGACCTGGGCGCCGCCAACGTCGAGACCGCGCTGCTGCGCCAGGTGCCCGCCCGCTCGCCGGTCGCGGACGCCACCGCGCTCGTGCCCGCCGTCACCTCCGTCTATCCGGCCGCCACGGACCGCCCCACCTGGGCCCGCCTGCCGGAGCAGAACAAGGGCGGCCGCGCTCAGCGCCGTGCCGCACCGCTCGTCGAGGCCCCGGTCGGCCGGTTCGGCGACCGCCGCCAGATCTTCATCGTGGCCGCCATCGCGCTGATGGTGCTGACGATCGTCGGCAGCACGTGGTGGGTCACGCTCGGCCGCTACACCGAGGCGCCCCAGTTCGTGAACATGACCCGTACGCAGGTCGAGCAGGAGGCCCGGACGAAGGGCTTCGCGCTCGTCTTCGGCGACGGCCGCTACGACGAGAACGTGCCGAAGGACGTGGTCCTGGCGCAGGACCCGCCGGCCACCGAGCGGATCGTGCACGGCGGGCAGATCACCCTCGTCCTGTCCCTTGGCCCCGAGCGTCACCAGGTGCCGGACATCATCGGCCTGGAGAGGGCCGCCGCCAAGGGCGAGATCGAAACCAACAAGCTCGTCTTCAAGGAAGGGGCGGGCGAGCACAGCGACACCGTGCCGCAGGGCGTGGTCATCTCCACCGATCCCAAGCCGGGCCAGACCCTCAAGCCGGGCGAGACGGTCACCGTGGTGATCAGCAAGGGCAAGGCCCCGATCACCGTGCCATCCGTCATCGGCCAGAACATCACCGCCGCCCGCGACCAGCTCCAGGGCCTGGGACTGATCGTGGTGGAGCAGTACAAGGACAGCAACGAGCCGGCGGACAAGGTCATCGGCCAGTCCCCCGGGCCGGGCACCGGCGCGGAGAAGGACGACGAGATCAAGCTCGAGGTCAGCAAGGGCCCGTCGCAGGTCATCGTCCCCGACCTCACCGGCCAGCCGTGCCCGCAGGCCAAGGCGACGCTGGAGGGCATGGGCCTGAGGGTGACCGTCAACCTGAACGTCAACGGCAAGGTGCTCCAGCAGAGCCCCGGTCCGAACACACCGGTCGCGCCGCAGTCGGAGGTCGTGCTCAATTGCCTCTGA
- a CDS encoding lycopene cyclase domain-containing protein, whose translation MRHLSYLAVLAGCLACAIWLEPVLKVNVLRRGRRLLLTLLPVAVVFVLWDLAAIAAGHWTFDPEQTTGILFPGGLPLDEVLFFLVVPVCALLGFEAVRAVLRRPAGDGDG comes from the coding sequence ATGCGCCATCTGTCGTACCTGGCCGTGCTCGCCGGCTGCCTGGCGTGCGCGATCTGGCTCGAACCGGTGCTCAAGGTCAACGTGCTGCGCCGCGGCCGGCGGCTGCTGCTGACGCTGCTGCCGGTGGCCGTCGTCTTCGTGCTCTGGGACCTCGCCGCCATCGCGGCCGGGCACTGGACGTTCGATCCGGAACAGACGACCGGCATCCTCTTCCCCGGCGGCCTGCCCCTCGACGAGGTGCTGTTCTTCCTCGTCGTGCCGGTGTGCGCGCTGCTGGGCTTCGAGGCCGTGCGGGCGGTGCTGCGCCGGCCGGCCGGGGACGGTGACGGATGA
- a CDS encoding deoxyribonuclease IV produces MPLSSPIGSHAKTSGGLAKAALPYADAAGSEAVQVYVSNSRGWALPPGDPKQDTLFRDGCGARGLSAYIHASLLVNLGSPTELTVSRSVETLEHALRRGAAIGATAVVYHAGSSVDPAHDDKALHQLKEALLPLLDVAAAQGLPRLLVEPSAGGGRSLASKMGDLGAYLAAVEHHPWLGVCFDTCHAWAAGHDLATPGGMTRTLDELVATVGRERLMLIHANDSKDDCGSTRDRHETIGAGRIGAAAFGELFAHPATAGVPVIVETPTTEHEGHAADIALLKGLRAQCGASS; encoded by the coding sequence TTGCCTCTGAGCAGTCCGATCGGATCGCACGCCAAGACGTCGGGCGGGCTGGCGAAGGCGGCCCTGCCCTACGCCGACGCCGCGGGCTCCGAGGCGGTGCAGGTCTACGTCTCCAACTCCCGCGGCTGGGCGCTGCCACCGGGTGATCCGAAGCAGGACACGCTGTTCCGTGACGGGTGCGGTGCGCGTGGGCTGTCGGCGTACATCCATGCGTCGCTGCTGGTGAACCTCGGCTCCCCCACCGAGCTGACGGTCTCGCGGTCGGTGGAGACCCTGGAGCACGCGCTGCGCCGGGGCGCGGCCATCGGCGCCACCGCCGTCGTCTACCACGCCGGCAGCTCGGTCGACCCGGCCCACGACGACAAGGCGCTGCACCAGCTCAAGGAGGCGCTGCTGCCCCTGCTGGACGTGGCGGCCGCGCAGGGGCTGCCGAGGCTGCTCGTGGAGCCGAGCGCGGGCGGCGGGCGCAGCCTCGCGTCGAAGATGGGCGACCTCGGGGCGTACCTGGCGGCGGTGGAGCATCACCCCTGGCTCGGGGTCTGCTTCGACACCTGCCACGCCTGGGCGGCGGGTCACGACCTGGCCACCCCGGGCGGCATGACCCGGACCCTGGACGAGCTGGTGGCGACGGTCGGGCGGGAGCGGCTGATGCTGATCCACGCCAACGACTCGAAGGACGACTGCGGCTCGACCCGCGACCGCCACGAGACGATCGGTGCGGGCCGCATCGGCGCGGCCGCGTTCGGCGAGCTGTTCGCCCACCCCGCCACGGCCGGCGTCCCGGTGATCGTGGAGACGCCGACCACGGAACACGAGGGCCACGCCGCCGACATCGCCCTGCTGAAGGGCCTGCGGGCTCAGTGCGGCGCGAGCTCGTAG
- a CDS encoding Rv2175c family DNA-binding protein, with protein MTDATVDPAAGPTDWINLPDVADRLGVSISKVHQMIRDGVLLAVKRDGVRVVPAELVANAIVLKHLPGILNLLRDAGYNDEEALRWLYEPDETLGGSGAVALGGDRAREVKRRAQALGF; from the coding sequence GTGACCGATGCAACCGTGGACCCGGCCGCCGGGCCGACCGACTGGATCAACCTGCCCGACGTGGCGGACCGGCTCGGCGTGTCGATCAGCAAGGTGCACCAGATGATCCGCGACGGCGTTCTGCTCGCCGTCAAGCGCGACGGCGTCCGGGTCGTGCCGGCCGAACTGGTGGCCAACGCCATCGTGCTCAAGCACCTCCCCGGCATCCTCAACTTGCTCCGCGACGCTGGGTACAACGACGAAGAGGCGCTCCGGTGGCTGTACGAGCCCGACGAGACCCTCGGCGGCTCGGGCGCGGTGGCGCTCGGCGGCGACCGGGCCCGTGAGGTCAAGCGGCGCGCGCAGGCCCTCGGCTTCTGA